One Rhizobiales bacterium GAS188 DNA window includes the following coding sequences:
- a CDS encoding Cytochrome c556, producing the protein MQLGLVDLLRRMIATRRRERFAMSKSCGRDPAGGPLQSTGLAGRSLALGVAACVASLTAVAGLAAAMDENQTAYQRRDDAMKELGRSFTTNIGRVVSGRLAFSPDTVGSAENVLRLASTLPTLFPKGSDIAESHLKSELFAAPARVDEMLAAVQVAATALVPAVRNGDKAEIAAAYKVLNDACNACHVEFRKPYE; encoded by the coding sequence ATGCAGCTTGGCCTCGTGGATCTTTTGCGACGGATGATCGCCACCCGTCGGCGCGAACGATTCGCAATGTCAAAGAGCTGCGGCCGAGATCCTGCCGGAGGGCCATTACAATCCACCGGACTAGCGGGGCGGAGCTTGGCGCTCGGTGTGGCGGCTTGCGTCGCGAGCCTCACGGCAGTGGCGGGGCTCGCCGCCGCGATGGACGAAAATCAGACGGCCTATCAGCGGCGCGACGACGCGATGAAGGAACTCGGCCGCAGCTTCACGACCAATATCGGCCGGGTGGTCAGCGGCCGCCTCGCCTTCAGCCCGGACACGGTCGGATCGGCCGAAAATGTGCTGCGCCTCGCCTCCACCTTGCCGACCTTGTTCCCCAAGGGCTCGGATATCGCCGAGAGCCATCTCAAATCGGAGCTGTTCGCGGCTCCGGCGCGCGTCGATGAAATGCTCGCGGCGGTGCAGGTTGCAGCCACCGCGCTGGTCCCGGCTGTCAGGAACGGCGACAAGGCCGAGATCGCCGCTGCCTACAAGGTGCTCAACGACGCCTGCAATGCCTGCCATGTCGAATTCCGCAAGCCCTACGAATAA
- a CDS encoding NTE family protein — translation MFQSFNAPLIVDPPQHIATPPHLQGRGIKLGLALGGGAARGWAHIGVLRALEEAGIRPQIVVGTSIGAVVGGCYAAGKLDDLSEFALQLTPARVLALLDVHVGSGLISGDRLGRRLTENLEGWTIEKLPLRFAAIATEFNTGHEIWLTRGALSEALRASYALPGIFDPRRVGGRWLMDGALVNPVPVTAARALGAEVVVAVNLSGAGYGRGTVIQDFGGDAEPAPMLDATAHPERGFLSPVRQAASRMRDLFRRRRGTPGFAQVMIDAFNITQDRITRARLAGDPPDVLASPQLGEVGLFDFHRAAEAIAAGREATVRVLPQIREIMDIAQRSFLARQRMG, via the coding sequence ATGTTTCAGAGTTTCAACGCGCCTCTTATCGTCGATCCGCCCCAACATATCGCGACGCCACCGCATCTACAGGGCCGCGGCATCAAGCTCGGCTTGGCGCTTGGCGGGGGCGCAGCGCGCGGCTGGGCCCATATCGGCGTGCTGCGCGCCCTGGAGGAGGCCGGTATCCGGCCCCAGATCGTCGTCGGCACCTCGATCGGCGCAGTGGTGGGCGGCTGCTACGCCGCGGGCAAGCTCGATGACCTCAGCGAATTCGCGCTGCAACTGACGCCGGCCCGCGTCCTGGCGCTGCTCGACGTGCATGTCGGATCGGGGCTCATTTCGGGCGACCGTCTCGGGCGGCGCCTCACCGAGAATCTCGAGGGCTGGACCATCGAGAAACTGCCCTTGCGTTTCGCCGCGATCGCCACCGAATTCAATACCGGGCACGAGATCTGGCTGACCCGCGGCGCGCTTTCCGAGGCGCTGCGCGCCTCCTACGCTTTGCCCGGCATCTTCGACCCGCGTCGCGTCGGCGGGCGCTGGTTGATGGACGGCGCGCTCGTCAATCCCGTGCCGGTGACGGCAGCGCGCGCGCTGGGCGCCGAGGTGGTGGTCGCGGTCAATCTCAGCGGAGCGGGCTATGGCCGCGGCACCGTGATCCAGGATTTCGGCGGCGACGCCGAGCCAGCCCCCATGCTCGATGCGACGGCGCATCCGGAGCGCGGCTTCCTGTCTCCAGTCCGGCAGGCGGCCTCGCGGATGCGGGACCTGTTCCGGCGCCGGCGCGGAACACCGGGCTTCGCGCAGGTGATGATCGACGCCTTCAACATCACCCAGGATCGCATCACGCGGGCTCGCCTCGCCGGCGATCCCCCCGATGTGCTGGCTTCACCGCAGCTCGGCGAAGTCGGCCTGTTCGATTTCCACCGCGCCGCCGAGGCGATCGCCGCGGGACGCGAAGCGACGGTGCGTGTGCTGCCCCAGATCCGCGAGATCATGGATATCGCGCAGAGAAGCTTCCTGGCCCGCCAGCGCATGGGCTGA
- a CDS encoding Cytochrome c, mono-and diheme variants — MASSVRAGKASTPRRFAEVAIIKKFGCAKSFGFGKSFGFGKRFGAAFALILAWAPCARASAQPDLVARGEYLLHAGGCLSCHTAPGGAPLAGGRAMATPFGTFYTPNITPDRETGIGSWSDTDFLRALRKGVRPDGANYFPAFPYPSFTGISDEDALAIKAYLFQLTPVHQPNRPHDVAFPFSWRFLQSGWKLLYFSKGPFQPSPQWNDVVNRGAYLVTSLGHCGECHTPRNPLGAMRRRAWLAGNLDGPDAELVPNLTPDPKTGLGEWDESDIAELLKTGATPDDAKVKGSMREVVADGTRFLTDADRQAIALYLKAQKPVANKVSAAARDERPWYRRFWDWLMGLIGVS, encoded by the coding sequence ATGGCGAGCTCGGTCCGTGCGGGGAAGGCGTCCACGCCCCGTCGCTTCGCTGAGGTGGCGATCATCAAGAAATTCGGGTGCGCCAAGAGCTTCGGCTTCGGCAAGAGCTTCGGCTTCGGCAAGAGATTCGGCGCCGCCTTCGCCCTTATCCTCGCATGGGCCCCCTGTGCCCGCGCCTCGGCGCAGCCTGATCTCGTGGCGCGCGGCGAATATCTCCTGCATGCCGGCGGCTGCCTCTCCTGCCACACGGCGCCGGGAGGCGCACCGCTCGCGGGCGGGCGGGCGATGGCGACGCCGTTCGGCACCTTCTACACCCCCAACATCACGCCTGACCGCGAGACCGGCATCGGCTCATGGAGCGATACGGATTTCCTGCGCGCCTTGCGCAAGGGGGTGCGCCCGGACGGGGCCAATTACTTTCCGGCATTCCCCTATCCGAGCTTCACCGGCATCAGTGACGAGGATGCCCTGGCGATCAAGGCCTATCTGTTCCAGCTCACCCCCGTGCATCAGCCGAACCGGCCCCATGACGTCGCCTTCCCCTTCTCCTGGCGCTTTCTGCAATCGGGCTGGAAGCTCTTGTATTTCAGCAAGGGGCCCTTCCAACCCAGCCCGCAATGGAACGACGTCGTCAATCGCGGCGCCTATCTCGTGACCTCGCTCGGGCATTGCGGCGAATGCCATACGCCGCGCAACCCGCTCGGCGCCATGCGCCGCCGAGCCTGGCTTGCCGGCAATCTCGATGGTCCGGACGCGGAGCTCGTGCCGAACCTCACCCCCGATCCCAAGACCGGGCTCGGCGAGTGGGACGAAAGCGACATTGCGGAGCTGTTGAAGACCGGCGCGACGCCCGATGACGCGAAGGTCAAGGGGTCGATGCGCGAGGTCGTCGCCGACGGAACGCGCTTCCTGACCGATGCCGACCGCCAGGCGATCGCGCTCTATCTGAAGGCGCAAAAGCCGGTCGCCAACAAGGTCAGCGCGGCGGCCCGCGATGAGCGCCCCTGGTATCGGCGCTTCTGGGATTGGCTGATGGGCCTGATCGGCGTGTCCTGA
- a CDS encoding phosphoribosyl-AMP cyclohydrolase has translation MKTGLRMDPKEDGLALAPSFDAAGLVTCVTVDAGSGEVLMLAHMNVEALQRSIETRQAWYWSRSRRELWRKGATSGQTQTIVEMRIDCDQDALLIKVEVGGDGGACHTGRRSCFYRKVELGDRAESAAPALSMID, from the coding sequence GTGAAGACTGGGTTGAGAATGGATCCTAAGGAAGACGGCCTCGCTCTCGCCCCCAGTTTCGACGCGGCCGGCCTCGTCACCTGCGTGACCGTGGATGCCGGGAGCGGCGAGGTCTTGATGCTCGCCCATATGAACGTCGAGGCATTGCAGCGCTCGATCGAAACGCGGCAGGCCTGGTATTGGTCACGCTCGCGACGCGAATTGTGGCGCAAGGGCGCGACCAGCGGCCAGACGCAAACCATCGTGGAAATGCGCATCGATTGCGACCAGGACGCCTTGCTCATCAAGGTCGAGGTCGGCGGAGATGGCGGGGCCTGCCATACCGGGCGCCGCTCCTGCTTCTATCGCAAGGTGGAACTCGGCGACAGGGCGGAGAGCGCCGCGCCGGCATTGAGCATGATCGATTAA
- a CDS encoding Carbonic anhydrase or acetyltransferase, isoleucine patch superfamily, whose translation MPIYSLDGVAPELPSKGRFFVAPGARVIGKVTMHDEASVWFGAVLRGDNDRITVGARSNIQDNAMVHVDPGFPVSIGEGCTIGHHAILHGCSIGNRTLIGMGATVLNGARIGEDCLVGANALVTEGKTFEPGWLIVGAPARAVRKLDEAAIAQLLLPAAGYVANWRRFAAGLVEIEDGNAGVPARS comes from the coding sequence ATGCCGATCTATTCGCTCGACGGCGTAGCGCCAGAGCTGCCGTCGAAGGGACGCTTCTTCGTGGCGCCTGGCGCCCGCGTCATCGGCAAGGTCACCATGCATGACGAAGCGAGCGTCTGGTTCGGCGCCGTCTTGCGCGGCGACAACGACCGCATCACGGTCGGGGCGCGCTCCAACATCCAGGACAATGCCATGGTGCATGTCGACCCCGGCTTCCCGGTGTCGATCGGAGAGGGCTGCACCATCGGCCATCACGCCATCCTGCATGGCTGCAGCATCGGCAACCGCACCCTGATCGGCATGGGCGCGACGGTTCTCAACGGGGCGCGCATCGGCGAGGATTGTCTGGTCGGCGCCAATGCGCTGGTCACCGAGGGCAAGACATTCGAGCCCGGCTGGCTGATCGTCGGAGCCCCAGCGAGAGCCGTGCGCAAGCTCGACGAGGCGGCGATCGCCCAGCTTCTCCTTCCGGCCGCGGGCTACGTCGCCAACTGGCGACGCTTCGCGGCCGGGCTGGTCGAGATCGAGGATGGGAACGCGGGCGTCCCCGCCCGCTCTTGA
- a CDS encoding ribonuclease D, translated as MTSQPSTPSLHVVTTTAELALACDRLARHSYVTVDTEFMRETTYYPKLCLIQVASTDEALIIDPLAADLDLEPFFALLRDERIVKVFHAARQDIEIFWHMAQTIPKPLFDTQVAAMVCGYGDQVGYEQLANDLGKAKIDKTQRFTDWSRRPLSEAQLSYAQADVTHLRAVYEALAGQLAASGRKSWLTEDMAILEASSTYETKPEDAWQRLGGRLKKQRDLGVLIEVAAWREREAQKRDVPRQRILRDDALMEVVQARPQNLEALSRLRSVSQGLERSRAGQALLASVERGLAIDPKALPRLDRRGRSPRHDSTVEFLKVLLKIVSQQTDVASKIIATVADLEAIAEGDEEPIAALSGWRGEIFGNLALAAIAGRVALALEGGEPKIISLDAEDAASARASETPPRQARVA; from the coding sequence ATGACCTCCCAACCCTCAACCCCATCCTTGCACGTCGTTACGACAACCGCCGAGCTCGCCCTCGCCTGCGATCGCCTGGCGCGGCACTCCTATGTCACGGTCGATACCGAATTCATGCGGGAAACGACCTATTATCCGAAGCTTTGCCTCATCCAGGTCGCATCGACCGATGAAGCGCTGATAATCGACCCCTTGGCTGCCGATCTCGATCTCGAACCCTTCTTTGCCTTGCTGCGCGATGAGCGAATCGTGAAAGTGTTCCACGCTGCGCGCCAGGACATCGAGATCTTCTGGCATATGGCCCAGACGATCCCAAAGCCCCTCTTCGACACGCAGGTCGCCGCCATGGTCTGCGGCTATGGCGACCAGGTCGGCTATGAGCAGCTCGCAAATGATCTCGGCAAGGCCAAGATCGACAAGACGCAGCGCTTCACCGACTGGTCTCGGCGTCCGTTGAGCGAGGCACAACTCAGCTATGCGCAAGCAGATGTCACGCATCTGCGCGCCGTCTATGAGGCGCTCGCCGGCCAGCTCGCCGCCAGCGGCCGCAAGAGCTGGCTCACCGAGGACATGGCGATTCTCGAAGCCTCGTCGACATACGAAACCAAGCCGGAGGATGCCTGGCAGCGCCTGGGCGGGCGCCTGAAGAAGCAGCGCGATCTCGGCGTGCTCATCGAGGTGGCCGCCTGGCGCGAACGCGAGGCGCAAAAGCGCGACGTGCCTCGCCAGCGCATCCTGCGCGACGATGCCCTCATGGAGGTGGTCCAGGCGCGCCCGCAAAACCTCGAGGCGCTGAGCCGGCTGCGCTCGGTCAGCCAGGGGCTCGAACGCTCGCGCGCCGGCCAGGCACTGCTCGCCTCTGTCGAACGCGGGCTCGCTATCGACCCGAAAGCCCTGCCGCGGCTCGACCGTCGCGGCCGCTCGCCGCGCCATGATTCAACCGTTGAGTTCCTCAAAGTCTTGTTGAAAATCGTCTCCCAACAGACTGATGTTGCTTCAAAAATCATCGCAACTGTGGCGGATCTCGAAGCCATCGCCGAAGGCGACGAGGAGCCGATCGCGGCGCTCAGCGGGTGGCGCGGCGAGATCTTCGGCAATCTCGCGCTCGCAGCCATTGCTGGCCGGGTCGCCCTTGCGCTCGAGGGCGGAGAACCCAAAATCATCTCTCTGGATGCGGAGGACGCGGCAAGCGCCAGAGCGTCGGAGACCCCGCCCCGCCAAGCACGGGTCGCGTGA
- a CDS encoding aspartyl-tRNA synthetase — MHRYRSHTCGALRKEHAGETVRISGWCHRIRDHGGLLFIDLRDHYGLTQVVADPDSPAFKAAEVLRSEWVVRIDGQVRHRPEGTLNAELPTGAVEVFATEIEVLGPAAELPLPVFGEAEYPEEIRLKYRFLDLRREKLHGNIMKRGRIVDSIRRRMKEGGFFEFQTPILTASSPEGARDYLVPSRIHPGKFYALPQAPQQYKQLLMMAGFDRYFQIAPCFRDEDPRADRLPGEFYQLDVEMSFVTQDDVFAALEPVIRGVFEEFGDGKKVTPSFPRIPYAEAIRKYGSDKPDLRNPIEMQDVSDIFRDSGFKVFARILDSDPKAQIWAIPAPTGGSRAFCDRMNSWAQGEGQPGLGYIFWRDDGLGSGPIANNIGPERTEALRDKLGLKAGDAAFFVAGDPAKFSRFAGNARLRLGTELKLVDEDLFALAWIVDFPMYEWNEEEKKVEFSHNPFSMPQGGLEALQTQEPLSIKAFQYDIACNGYEIASGGIRNHRPEAMVKAFNIAGYGENTVMERFGGMYRAFQYGAPPHGGMAAGIDRIVMLLCGEHNLREVALFPMNQRAEDLMMGAPSEATAQQLRELHLRLNLPQK, encoded by the coding sequence ATGCACCGTTACCGCTCCCACACTTGCGGCGCGCTCCGCAAGGAGCATGCCGGCGAAACCGTCCGCATTTCTGGCTGGTGCCACCGCATCCGCGACCATGGCGGCTTGCTGTTCATCGATCTGCGCGATCATTACGGGCTGACGCAGGTGGTGGCCGATCCCGATTCGCCCGCTTTCAAGGCGGCCGAGGTGCTGCGCTCCGAATGGGTGGTGCGCATCGATGGCCAGGTGCGCCACCGGCCCGAGGGCACGCTCAACGCCGAGCTTCCGACCGGTGCCGTCGAGGTGTTCGCCACCGAGATCGAGGTGCTGGGTCCTGCGGCGGAATTGCCGTTGCCGGTGTTCGGAGAGGCCGAATATCCCGAGGAGATCCGGCTCAAATACCGGTTCCTGGATCTGCGCCGCGAGAAGCTGCACGGCAACATCATGAAGCGCGGCAGAATCGTCGATTCGATCCGCCGGCGCATGAAGGAAGGCGGCTTCTTCGAATTCCAGACGCCGATCCTGACCGCCTCGAGCCCCGAGGGAGCGCGCGACTATCTGGTGCCTTCGCGCATCCATCCCGGCAAATTCTACGCGCTGCCGCAGGCGCCCCAGCAATACAAGCAATTGCTGATGATGGCGGGCTTCGACCGCTATTTTCAGATCGCCCCCTGCTTCCGCGACGAGGATCCGCGCGCCGACCGGCTGCCCGGCGAGTTCTATCAGCTCGATGTCGAGATGAGCTTCGTCACGCAAGACGATGTCTTCGCCGCGCTCGAGCCGGTGATCCGCGGCGTCTTCGAAGAGTTCGGCGACGGCAAGAAGGTGACGCCGAGCTTCCCGCGCATCCCCTATGCCGAGGCGATCCGCAAATACGGCTCCGACAAGCCCGATCTGCGCAACCCGATCGAGATGCAGGATGTCTCCGACATTTTCCGCGACTCCGGCTTCAAGGTGTTCGCGCGCATTCTCGACAGCGATCCGAAGGCGCAAATCTGGGCCATCCCGGCGCCGACGGGCGGCTCGCGCGCCTTCTGCGACCGCATGAATTCCTGGGCGCAAGGGGAGGGGCAGCCGGGGCTCGGCTACATCTTCTGGCGCGATGACGGGCTGGGCTCGGGGCCGATCGCCAACAATATCGGTCCGGAGCGCACCGAGGCGTTGCGCGACAAGCTCGGGCTCAAGGCTGGCGATGCCGCCTTCTTCGTAGCGGGCGATCCGGCGAAGTTCTCGCGCTTTGCCGGCAACGCAAGGCTGCGGCTCGGCACCGAGCTGAAGCTCGTCGATGAGGACCTGTTCGCGCTCGCCTGGATCGTCGATTTCCCGATGTATGAGTGGAACGAGGAGGAGAAGAAGGTCGAGTTCTCGCACAACCCCTTCTCCATGCCGCAAGGCGGGCTCGAAGCGCTGCAGACGCAGGAGCCGCTCTCCATCAAGGCGTTCCAATACGACATCGCCTGCAACGGCTATGAGATCGCCTCGGGCGGCATCCGCAACCATCGCCCCGAGGCCATGGTGAAGGCCTTCAACATCGCCGGCTATGGCGAGAACACGGTGATGGAGCGGTTCGGCGGCATGTACCGCGCCTTCCAATATGGGGCGCCGCCGCATGGCGGCATGGCGGCCGGCATCGACCGCATCGTCATGCTGTTGTGTGGAGAGCACAATCTGCGCGAGGTCGCGCTCTTCCCGATGAACCAGCGCGCCGAGGATCTAATGATGGGCGCGCCTTCCGAGGCGACGGCGCAGCAATTGCGCGAGCTGCATCTGAGGCTGAACCTGCCGCAGAAATAG
- a CDS encoding CBS domain-containing protein, translating into MHVAGILNDKGHGVVTMGPRSTVKEAVALMAQKRIGAVVVAGVERRALGIFSERDVVRVLAEKGPEGLADELSRHMTSPVLTCTPQTSIDEIMHLMTSKKFRHVPVVENDALTGLVSIGDVVKFRLAEIETEHKAMRDYIASA; encoded by the coding sequence ATGCATGTCGCGGGCATTCTCAACGACAAGGGCCACGGGGTCGTCACGATGGGCCCGCGCTCGACGGTCAAGGAAGCGGTCGCCCTGATGGCGCAGAAAAGGATCGGCGCCGTCGTGGTCGCGGGCGTCGAGCGGCGCGCGCTTGGAATCTTCTCGGAGCGCGATGTGGTGCGCGTCCTGGCCGAGAAGGGGCCCGAAGGCCTGGCCGACGAATTGTCACGCCACATGACCTCGCCAGTCCTCACCTGCACGCCTCAGACTTCGATCGACGAGATCATGCATTTGATGACCAGCAAGAAATTCCGCCACGTGCCGGTGGTCGAGAACGACGCTCTTACCGGCCTCGTATCGATCGGGGACGTGGTGAAGTTCCGCCTGGCGGAGATCGAAACCGAGCACAAGGCGATGCGCGACTATATCGCGAGCGCCTAA
- a CDS encoding Glycosyltransferase, GT2 family — translation MIAVIVAHDSAAILPSCLAALAREGGKAIVVDNASSDKTAEIAAEAGAQLIHNARNEGYGRAMNIGMRAATSKFCLLLNPDVAIAEGSVGELLRAAQVYPEAGMLAPRLIEPDGRLFFQPRSLLSPYLRNEAGRPCNPEGDCCSPFLSGACLLVERDLVLSLGGFDEEIFLFYEDDDLCRRMIEAGHPLVHVHAALARHERGGSTARRRGSIFAARWHLAWSAGHVARKYKLADPSWRTLIVNALKFCGAALLFDRGRMERYGGSAAGACAWLRGKNALEREGLAREPGA, via the coding sequence GTGATCGCCGTCATCGTCGCGCATGACAGCGCGGCGATCCTGCCTTCATGCCTCGCGGCGCTCGCCCGTGAGGGGGGCAAGGCGATCGTCGTCGACAATGCGAGCAGCGACAAAACCGCGGAGATCGCGGCTGAGGCTGGCGCGCAACTGATCCATAACGCCCGCAATGAGGGTTATGGCCGGGCGATGAATATCGGCATGCGGGCCGCGACCTCGAAGTTCTGCCTGCTGCTCAATCCCGATGTTGCGATTGCGGAAGGCAGCGTCGGCGAACTGCTTCGGGCCGCGCAGGTCTATCCGGAAGCCGGCATGCTGGCTCCGCGTCTCATCGAGCCGGATGGGCGCTTGTTCTTCCAACCCCGCTCGCTGCTCTCGCCCTATCTGCGCAATGAGGCCGGCAGGCCCTGCAACCCTGAAGGCGATTGCTGCTCGCCTTTTCTCTCAGGCGCCTGTCTCCTGGTGGAGCGCGATCTCGTGCTGTCGCTCGGCGGCTTCGACGAGGAGATCTTCCTGTTCTACGAGGATGACGATCTGTGCCGCCGGATGATCGAGGCCGGTCATCCGCTCGTGCATGTGCATGCGGCCCTGGCGCGTCATGAGCGGGGAGGCTCCACGGCCCGCCGGCGCGGCAGCATCTTCGCAGCGCGCTGGCACCTTGCCTGGTCGGCCGGCCATGTGGCCCGCAAATACAAGCTCGCAGACCCGTCCTGGCGGACGCTCATCGTCAACGCGCTGAAATTCTGCGGAGCGGCGCTGCTCTTCGATCGCGGGCGCATGGAACGCTATGGCGGCTCGGCGGCCGGGGCCTGTGCCTGGCTCCGCGGCAAAAATGCGCTCGAGCGCGA
- a CDS encoding Membrane associated serine protease, rhomboid family has product MTRAREPIFNVPAVVLALAAILAAIHIGQSFLSEETKNAWLVDFAFVPAREISWFGFDVLKGIVDRGPTGLDENAIDQYQLARYLLAQDGAHPWTLLTYAGLHEGWLHLGLNVVVLAALGTPVARRFRAPRFLALVAAGAIAGALMHLAVHPEGVAPLIGASASVSACMGAAARFVFDPIARLGGGAPSLGASLRNRTVITFTLGWFFANAISGLGANPSVLANASIAWEAHIGGFLLGFLAFALFDPVRRHTQTP; this is encoded by the coding sequence GTGACGCGCGCTCGCGAACCCATCTTCAACGTTCCAGCCGTGGTGCTGGCGCTGGCGGCGATACTTGCGGCCATCCATATCGGGCAAAGCTTCCTGTCCGAGGAGACCAAGAACGCTTGGCTTGTCGACTTCGCCTTCGTGCCGGCGCGTGAGATCTCCTGGTTCGGGTTCGATGTCCTCAAGGGGATCGTCGATCGGGGGCCGACGGGGCTCGATGAGAACGCCATCGACCAATATCAGCTCGCCCGCTATCTGCTGGCGCAGGACGGAGCCCATCCCTGGACGCTGCTCACCTATGCGGGCCTGCATGAGGGCTGGTTGCATCTCGGGCTCAACGTCGTCGTGCTCGCGGCGCTCGGCACTCCGGTGGCGCGCCGCTTCAGGGCGCCGCGCTTTCTCGCTCTCGTCGCGGCGGGCGCCATAGCCGGGGCCTTGATGCATCTTGCGGTCCATCCCGAAGGCGTGGCGCCGTTGATCGGCGCCTCCGCTTCGGTATCGGCCTGCATGGGGGCGGCAGCGCGCTTCGTCTTCGATCCGATAGCGCGCCTCGGCGGAGGCGCGCCGTCGCTTGGCGCCTCGTTGCGCAATCGCACCGTGATCACCTTCACGCTCGGCTGGTTCTTCGCCAATGCCATCTCGGGGCTCGGTGCCAATCCGAGCGTGCTGGCCAACGCTTCGATCGCCTGGGAAGCCCACATTGGCGGCTTCCTCCTGGGCTTCCTGGCTTTCGCGCTGTTCGACCCGGTGAGGCGTCACACGCAGACGCCCTGA
- a CDS encoding PilZ domain-containing protein, producing the protein MISVEQVKHVMPVPQERRRFRRVKLSVLGRYMLEDRREFPCQTIDISPGGVGLVAPVIGEIGSRVIVYLEHIGRIEGIIVRELENGFAMTIVAPQRKQDKLAAQLTWLVNRQAFGLPEDRRHERIELMNTKSFITFEDGRRLATVVVDCSISGAALDCGEMIPLGTSVTIGRREARVVRHFNGGIAVEFNQPISTERFSPDFEL; encoded by the coding sequence ATGATCAGCGTTGAACAGGTCAAGCACGTTATGCCTGTGCCTCAGGAGCGCAGGCGTTTTCGGCGCGTGAAATTGTCGGTGCTCGGGCGCTACATGCTGGAAGACCGGCGCGAATTCCCTTGCCAGACGATCGATATCAGCCCGGGAGGCGTCGGCCTCGTCGCCCCGGTGATCGGCGAGATCGGATCGCGGGTGATCGTCTATCTCGAACATATCGGGCGCATCGAAGGGATCATCGTCCGCGAGCTCGAGAACGGCTTCGCGATGACGATCGTGGCGCCCCAGCGCAAGCAGGACAAGCTCGCCGCCCAGCTCACCTGGCTGGTCAATCGCCAAGCCTTCGGCCTCCCTGAAGATCGTCGCCATGAGCGCATCGAGCTGATGAACACCAAGAGCTTCATCACCTTCGAGGATGGGCGTCGCCTAGCCACCGTCGTGGTCGATTGCTCCATCTCGGGCGCAGCGCTTGATTGCGGCGAGATGATCCCGCTCGGCACCAGTGTCACCATCGGGCGTCGCGAGGCACGCGTTGTGCGCCATTTCAATGGCGGCATTGCCGTCGAATTCAATCAGCCGATCAGCACCGAGCGCTTCAGCCCCGATTTCGAGCTCTGA